In Dryobates pubescens isolate bDryPub1 chromosome 15, bDryPub1.pri, whole genome shotgun sequence, the following proteins share a genomic window:
- the ENO2 gene encoding gamma-enolase, whose amino-acid sequence MAVERIHAREILDSRGNPTVEVDLYTHKGMFRAAVPSGASTGIYEALELRDNDKSRFLGKGVLQAVDHINSTVAPALVGSGLSVVDQEKIDNLMLEMDGTENKSKFGANAILGVSLAVCKAGAAEKEVPLYRHIADLAGNSDLILPVPAFNVINGGSHAGNKLAMQEFMILPVGAESFRDAMRIGAEVYHNLKSVIKDKYGKDATNVGDEGGFAPNILENSEALELLKEAIDKAGYTDKIVIGMDVAASEFYRDGKYDLDFKSPDDPSRYISADELGDLYQSFVRDYPVVSIEDPFDQDDWEAWSKFTANVGIQIVGDDLTVTNPKRIERAVEEKACNCLLLKVNQIGSVTEAIQACKLAQENGWGVMVSHRSGETEDTFIADLVVGLCTGQIKTGAPCRSERLAKYNQLMRIEEELGDEARFAGHNFRNPSVL is encoded by the exons ATGGCTGTTGAAAGGATCCATGCCCGTGAGATCCTGGACTCTCGTGGGAACCCCACGGTTGAGGTGGACTTGTACACACACAAAG GTATGTTCCGAGCGGCGGTGCCCAGCGGCGCGTCCACTGGCATCTACGAGGCGCTGGAGCTGCGAGACAACGACAAGTCACGCTTCCTGGGAAAAG gGGTCCTGCAGGCCGTGGATCACATCAACAGCACTGTCGCCCCAGCTCTCGTGGGCTCT GGCCTCTCTGTTGTGGATCAAGAGAAGATAGACAACCTGATGCTTGAGATGGACGGCACAGAGAACAAAT CCAAGTTTGGTGCCAACGCCATCCTGGGAGTGTCGCTGGCGGTGTGCAAGGcgggagctgcagagaaggaggtcCCCCTGTACCGCCACATCGCTGACCTGGCTGGCAACTCTGACCTCATCCTCCCCGTGCCA GCATTCAATGTGATCAATGGAGGTTCCCATGCAGGCAACAAACTGGCCATGCAGGAGTTCATGATCCTGCCCGTGGGGGCTGAAAGCTTCCGCGACGCCATGCGCATCGGGGCTGAAGTCTACCACAACCTCAAGAGCGTCATCAAGGACAAGTATGGCAAAGATGCTACCAATGTGGGGGATGAGGGAGGCTTTGCCCCCAACATATTGGAAAACAGTGAAG ctctggagctgctgaaggaagccATCGACAAGGCAGGCTACACAGACAAGATCGTCATCGGCATGGATGTGGCAGCCTCCGAGTTCTACCGCGATGGCAAATACGACCTGGACTTCAAGTCCCCAGATGACCCAAGCCGCTACATCTCTGCAGATGAGCTGGGAGACCTCTACCAAAGCTTTGTACGTGATTACCCAG TGGTCTCCATTGAGGATCCCTTTGACCAAGATGACTGGGAGGCCTGGTCCAAGTTCACAGCCAATGTGGGAATCCAGATAGTGGGAGATGACCTGACAGTGACAAACCCCAAGCGCATCGAGCGAGCTGTTGAAGAGAAGGCCTGCAACTGCCTCCTGCTCAAAGTCAACCAGATCGGGTCTGTCACAGAGGCCATTCAGGC CTGCAAGTTGGCCCAGGAGAATGGCTGGGGGGTGATGGTAAGCCACCGGTCTGGGGAGACCGAAGACACCTTCATTGCTGACTTGGTTGTAGGACTGTGCACTGGGCAG ATCAAGACGGGTGCTCCCTGCAGGTCTGAACGCCTGGCTAAGTACAACCAGCTCATGAG GATTGAGGAAGAGCTTGGCGATGAAGCACGCTTTGCCGGACACAACTTCCGCAACCCAAGTGTTCTTTGA
- the LRRC23 gene encoding leucine-rich repeat-containing protein 23 — translation MEDEELEGDENSLQEEGEEKGEQEALREGEEEAQELAPSPLTEEVLREGLSLLCKTSNGLAHAFVKCEARQKDLTDISLLKCFIHLQYVDLSENKLQDLSPLSSLTNLLWLKVDGNLLTSPCLKELPYLQFISFGQNRIKDVEGITHPRLTNLSLKGNRIQSTLGLSHGQLFNLQILELRGNVLESTAGLNLPKLKNLYLAQNTIKSLEGLERLEQLTTLHLRDNSLESLDGFCSSMKCLQYLNLRNNRIGSLQEVAKLQVLPMLQALVLTDNPCSTGPSYRLEVLVTLPHLQRLDKELFEQEEHQEAARIRQERQEKEKVRTAGLGEQTELIRL, via the exons ATGGAGGAcgaggagctggaaggggacGAGAACAGCCttcaggaggaaggagaggagaagggagagcaggaggcgctgagggaaggggaggaggaagcccAG GAGCTGGCCCCGTCTCCCCTGACAGAGGAGGTCCTGAGGGAAggcctctccctcctctgcaaGACCAGCAACGGCCTGGCTCACGCCTTCGTGAAATGTGAAGCCCGACAGAA GGACCTGACAGACATCAGCCTCCTCAAATGCTTCATACACCTGCAGTATGTGGATTTGTCAGAGAACAAGCTGCAAGATTTGTCTCCACTGAGCAGCCTGACCAATCTGCTCTGGCTGAAGGTGGATGGGAATCTGCTCACCAGTCCCTGTCTGAAGGAGCTGCCCTACCTCCAGTTCATCAGCTTTGGCCAGAACCGCATCAAGGATGTGGAGGGCATCACTCACCCTCGCCTAACCAACCTCAGCCTGAAAG GAAATAGAATCCAGTCAACACTGGGCTTGAGTCATGGCCAGCTGTTCAACCTGCAAATCCTGGAGCTGCGAGGAAATGTCCTagagagcacagcagggctcaaTCTTCCCAAGCTGAAGAACCTCTATTTG gctcAGAACACCATTAAGAGCCTTGAAGGCCTTGAGAGACTTGAGCAGCTTACAACTCTGCACCTGCGTGACAACAGTCTGGAAAGCCTGGATGGATTCTGCAGCAGCATGAAGTGCCTGCAGTACCTGAATCTACG GAATAACAGGATCGGCAGCCTTCAGGAGGTGGCAAAACTGCAggtgctgcccatgctgcaggCGCTGGTGCTGACGGACAATCCATGCTCCACAGgacccagttaccggctggagGTTCTGGTCACGCTGCCACACCTGCAGCGCCTCGACAAGGAGTTGTTTGAGCAAGAGGAGCACCAAGAGGCAGCCAGGATCCgtcaggaaaggcaggagaaagaaaaggtgagaacagctgggctgggggaacaGACAGAA CTTATCCGCctctga